The DNA segment GCCGTCGAGCAGGCCGTCCTCGACGAGGTGGCGGTCATCCCCCTGTGGTTCTCGACGATCCCGCTGGCCGCCTCGGCCGACGTCACCGGGGTCGGTCTCGACGGCGCCGGCCGGCTGGACTGGACCGCACTCGGCGGATGACCGTGCGGCGGACGGGACCCCGTCAGCCCACCAGGCTGACGCGGGTCAGGTCCACCAGCCCCATCGGCCCGTAGCGCAGATCCCGCACACGCTCGGCGACCACCACCGCGTGGCGGTAGGTGAACAGCGGGACCACGACGTGGTCGCGGTTGAGGGCCAGCGACTCGACCCGGCGGAGGAGGTCCTGGCGCTGCTGGTCGTCGCCGGTCGCGGCGGCCTGGTCCAGGAGGCTGTTGACCTGGGCGTTGTCGTAGCGCATGTAGTTCATCCCGCCGCGAGCCGGCACCTCGTCGCCGTGCAGCAGCGGGTACAGGACCGACAGCCCCGACGGGACGTCGGCGACGAGGGGCAGGCGGAACAGACCGGCCTCCCCGGTCTCGAGCAGGTCCTGGTACGCCGCGAGGTCCGGCGGGGGCCGTCGGCCGTTCGACACGAGGCGGACCCCGATGCCGCTCAGCGCCGCCCTGATCGCGTTGCGGATGCGCTCGTGGCCACCCTCGGCGTTGAACCAGATCGCCAGCTCGTCGACGTCGGCGTCCTCCAGCCGCTGCTGCGCACCCGTCGTGTTGAACGTGCACAGCTCGCAGGTGTCGGCACGGGCGCCGGGGAGGGACGGGGGCAGCAGACCGGTGGCGGGGTCGAGGTTGCCGCCCTCGTTCGCCGCCGCCAGGCCCGCCCGGTCCACCACCAGGCTGACCGCCTCGCGGACGGCCACGTCGTCGTACGGCGGCACCGCCGGGTTCATCGCCAGGAGGTACACCTCCGGCCGCCGCCCGGTGATCAGACCCGGACCGTCCCACTCCCCTCCCCGTGCCGGGTACTCCTCGGCGGCCAGCGCCAGCGCGTCGCTCGGCACCGGCGAGAGGTCCCGTCGTCCCTGGGTGAACGCGAGGTAGTTGATGTCGAGGTCGCCGAT comes from the Euzebya sp. genome and includes:
- a CDS encoding ABC transporter substrate-binding protein; the protein is MLVALVATTAASCTAAPDGPAVPTGRDEPIATPTGPGGGTFRYGIGSPTAIVPPLAATPDDQAVVDAAFDSLTAWDDAGSPQPSAATTWSADDALVEWRFTLRPGASFHDGTSVTAADFAAAWATLVAEGGYGYLLADVVGYEAARDGDGVDLAGVRVVDDLTLEVSLTRPRADFATVVGHPALGPVHRGQRERDEEGWRSQPLGNGPFALTEPWARGDFIRAAAWEGWRNGDRAEGGIAEVLFRIGDLDINYLAFTQGRRDLSPVPSDALALAAEEYPARGGEWDGPGLITGRRPEVYLLAMNPAVPPYDDVAVREAVSLVVDRAGLAAANEGGNLDPATGLLPPSLPGARADTCELCTFNTTGAQQRLEDADVDELAIWFNAEGGHERIRNAIRAALSGIGVRLVSNGRRPPPDLAAYQDLLETGEAGLFRLPLVADVPSGLSVLYPLLHGDEVPARGGMNYMRYDNAQVNSLLDQAAATGDDQQRQDLLRRVESLALNRDHVVVPLFTYRHAVVVAERVRDLRYGPMGLVDLTRVSLVG